Proteins from a genomic interval of Polyodon spathula isolate WHYD16114869_AA chromosome 1, ASM1765450v1, whole genome shotgun sequence:
- the LOC121314296 gene encoding transmembrane protein 267-like — translation MATLTMATETEKARALLQTFSTASIIASTGLGMFCFFADRFLEFSFIQHNDWLRVPLDNAVHGVVGLWSWAIVIGIRKKSDFCEVIFAGFLASVIDLDHFYLAGSLSLKAALHLSQRPPLHCSTLIPAACISLKFLMWICKLKDSWCFLPWMLFISLASHHVRDGIRHGLWFCPFGSTAPVPYWLYVAITASLPHLCSVLMYMTGTREMISTKHGIAIDV, via the exons ATGGCTACACTTACAATGGCTACAGAGACAGAAAAGGCCCGTGCCCTCCTGCAGACCTTCAGCACTGCCTCCATCATAGCCAGCACAGGGCTGGGGATGTTCTGCTTTTTTGCTGATAGGTTTCTGGAGTTTTCTTTCATCCAGCACAATGATTGGCTCAGGGTTCCTTTGGACAATGCAGTTCACGGGGTGGTGGGCCTGTGGTCTTGGGCCATCGTCATTGGAATACGGAAGAAGAGTGACTTCTGTGAAGTAATCTTTGCCGGTTTTCTTGCTTCTGTCATTGATCTTGACCACTTTTATTTAGCTGGCTCTCTCTCGCTTAAA gCTGCTCTGCATCTATCTCAGAGACCTCCTCTTCACTGCTCCACGCTTATCCCAGCTGCATGCATCTCTCTGAAATTCCTCATGTGGATTTGCAAGCTAAAGGACTCCTGGTGTTTCCTTCCTTGGATGCTCTTTATTTCCTTGGCCTCTCACCACGTGCGAGACGGTATCCGCCATGGTCTTTGGTTCTGTCCATTTGGAAGTACAGCTCCTGTGCCCTACTGGCTGTATGTAGCAATCACTGCATCGTTACCGCACCTCTGTTCAGTACTCATGTACATGACAGGCACCAGGGAAATGATTTCCACAAAGCACGGCATTGCCATAGATGTGTGA